A segment of the Symmachiella macrocystis genome:
TGGCTAGGCTACTAACAAGGTCCGGTGCATCACAACGCACCCAACAACATACCCCCTCTCCCTTTAGGAGAGGGCCGGGGTGAGGGTTTTCGCTCCACAAACGATTGCCCCTACTCTTGGGCAACCAATCGTCCTATGTAGAAAGGTGCGTCGTGACGCACCCTACAAATCAACCACCGTTTTACACGACGTGAACTATGGCTCCCCCCAACCCCTCGATGGCTGCCTCGATCGAACGGCCAGTGATTTTGCGCCGCCGTCCCGATTTGGTCGTCAGCGAGCAACGCTACGAGGGGCGGACCTACTACCTGATTAAGGATCCGGTCGGGCTGAAGTACTACCGGTTTCAAGAAGAAGAATACAAAATCCTCGCGTCGCTCGATGGCGTGCGGAGCCTCAAGGAAATCAAAGACGACTTCGAGGCGGAATTCATTCCGCAAAAAATCACGCTCGAGGAATTGCAGCAATTCATCGGCCGGCTGCATGAATCGGGTATGGTCATCAGTGAAGCGGCAGGGCAGGGGGCGAAGCTACTTAAACGGCGTGAAGACCGCGCTAAAAAACAATTGAAGTCCACGCTGTCGAACGTGCTTTACATCAAACTCCCAGGTTTTGACCCCGCGCGGGCGCTCAATTGGCTGTATCCCCGCTTTGAATGGATTTACACCCCGTGGGCGCTGGCCTGTGTCGTCCTGCTGGCGCTCTCCGCTTTGACGTTGGTGTTGGTGAACTTCCATGAGTTCCGCGGCCGCCCGGAAATGGAGAGCTTTCACTCCTTTTTTAACATGAAAAACATCGTCTGGCTGTGGATCGCCATGGGGATGACAAAAATCGTTCACGAGTTCGGACACGGTCTGACTTGCCATCATTTCGGCGGAGAATGTCATGAAATGGGGATGCTGTTTCTCGTGCTCTCTCCGGCGCTGTATTGCAACGTCTCGGACTCCTGGACGATGCCCAACAAATGGCATCGCATCGCCATCAGTCTGGCTGGAATTTACGTCGAAGTGGTGCTGGCTTCGATCTCTACGTTCATCTGGTGGTATTCCGCACCCGGCTTGATACACAACATCGCCTTTAGCACGATGTTTGTCTGTTCGGTGAACACCATCCTGCTCAATGCCAACCCGCTGATGCGGTTCGATGGCTACTACGTCATGAGCGACTGGTTGGAAATTCCCAACCTGCGAACCAAGGCAAACCAACTGCTGCAACGGACCGCCGCGCAGGTCTGCCTCGGCCTAGAGATGCCCGCCGATCCCTTCATGCCCAAAGCCCGCAAAGGGTGGTTCATCACCTATGCCATTGCCAGTTGGTGTTATCGCTGGATGGTCACGTTTGGAATTCTGCTGTTCTTGTACACGTTTCTCAAACCATACAAGTTAGGCGCCATCAGCGCTATGATGGCCACCGGTATAGTCATCATGATGTTTGTCATGCCGGTCGTCAAAATGGTGAAGTTCATCTTTACTCCGGGAAGGTTGGAAATGATCAAAAAATTCCGGGCCACAGTCAGTGGAGTAGTCGCTGTCGCATTGCTGGTCGGCTTTTTAATGATCCCGGTCCCCAAGCGAGTCAATACGGTCTTTACCGTCCGGCCTCGCGACGCCGAAGCGGTGTTCGTCAAAGGCGGGGGACGCATCAAAAAGGTGCTCGTGCAACCGGGCGATCAGGTCAAAAAAGGGGACGTGCTCGTCGAATTAGAAAACGAGGACTTCAACTTCGAACTGCGCGCACAGGAACGCATTGCCACCGACCAAAAATACGCGGAAGTCGTTTATCGCAATCTAGGCAGCAAATTTGGCGGAGAAAGAGCCCAATCCGAGGAGCTGCATCGTGACGCCCTGAAACAAGTCGAAATCCGCCAGGAGCAGATCGACGACCTCCACGTCACAGCACCGGTCGACGGGACCGTGTTTCCTCCCGAAATTGTCTCCGAACCACCCCACCACGATATTTACGAAACGCTCCCCCGCTGGCATGGGAGTCCGCTCGACAAACGCAACCTCGGTACTTTCTTAGAACCGGGCACGTCCGTTTGCACAATCGGAGATCCTCACCAAAAAGAAGCCATTCTGATCATCGATCAATCCGAGATCGAGTTTGTCCAAGAAGGTTTTCCGGTCTACATCAAATTCGATGCGTTTCCCGACAAAACCTTTCAATGCAAAATCGAACAGCTTTCGCGACGCGTGATGGAAGACTCCCCCAGCCAGCTTTCCAACTCCTTGGGCGGTGAACTCGCCACCACCCAGGATTCCTCCGGCCGCATGAAGCCGCTCAACACTTCCTATCAAGCACTCGTATTCATCCAAGATCCAGAGGGCCATTTTCCCATGGATCTGTTGGTGTCCGGCTTAAAAGGCCGCGCCAAAATCGAATGCCAACGCCGTACCCTCGCACAAGTCGCTTGGCGATATCTCGCTGAGACATTTCACTTCAGGTTGTGAAACGGATGGCGAAAGCGGCAAATCTCAGTGTGCCCCTTACGTCCCGAAGCAACGACCATTACCGTCACGTTTGTTCGCCATCCACCACGAATCCCTGAATTAAGATGTCTCACCACTCATGCCGCCATCGGCCATCATTGTGCTCGGTTCGGTGAACACCGATTTAGTCATTCGTTCACCACGGATTCCTGCTCCTGGAGAAACGGTTCTGGGGGGCGAATACTTTCAAGCGCCGGGCGGCAAGGGGGCCAACCAAGCCGTCGCCGCTGCCCGCGCCGCGCGCGATCCGGTCACCTTTATCGCCGCTGTCGGGGATGACGAATTCGGACGCGGTGCGCTCGATAATTTCTCTCGCGAAAACCTCGTCAGTCAGTACATCACGACCGTGCCCAACCAACCTTCAGGCGTGGCGCTGATTTTCGTTGACGAGCAGGGCGAAAACGCGATCAGCGTTGCCTCCGGCGCTAACCTGCATCTCACTCCCCAGCACGTCGACGCCCTCCCCGAGAACCT
Coding sequences within it:
- a CDS encoding HlyD family efflux transporter periplasmic adaptor subunit, with amino-acid sequence MAPPNPSMAASIERPVILRRRPDLVVSEQRYEGRTYYLIKDPVGLKYYRFQEEEYKILASLDGVRSLKEIKDDFEAEFIPQKITLEELQQFIGRLHESGMVISEAAGQGAKLLKRREDRAKKQLKSTLSNVLYIKLPGFDPARALNWLYPRFEWIYTPWALACVVLLALSALTLVLVNFHEFRGRPEMESFHSFFNMKNIVWLWIAMGMTKIVHEFGHGLTCHHFGGECHEMGMLFLVLSPALYCNVSDSWTMPNKWHRIAISLAGIYVEVVLASISTFIWWYSAPGLIHNIAFSTMFVCSVNTILLNANPLMRFDGYYVMSDWLEIPNLRTKANQLLQRTAAQVCLGLEMPADPFMPKARKGWFITYAIASWCYRWMVTFGILLFLYTFLKPYKLGAISAMMATGIVIMMFVMPVVKMVKFIFTPGRLEMIKKFRATVSGVVAVALLVGFLMIPVPKRVNTVFTVRPRDAEAVFVKGGGRIKKVLVQPGDQVKKGDVLVELENEDFNFELRAQERIATDQKYAEVVYRNLGSKFGGERAQSEELHRDALKQVEIRQEQIDDLHVTAPVDGTVFPPEIVSEPPHHDIYETLPRWHGSPLDKRNLGTFLEPGTSVCTIGDPHQKEAILIIDQSEIEFVQEGFPVYIKFDAFPDKTFQCKIEQLSRRVMEDSPSQLSNSLGGELATTQDSSGRMKPLNTSYQALVFIQDPEGHFPMDLLVSGLKGRAKIECQRRTLAQVAWRYLAETFHFRL